Proteins encoded within one genomic window of Saccharopolyspora pogona:
- a CDS encoding maleate cis-trans isomerase family protein, whose translation MQQRKWQADGWEPTVRIGLIVPHADVGPESEFRAMLPSSIALFGSRMHFSAMRAGGVMDPKIPHGPVKSFTDPPFADDAAELLAAAPIDAIGCGFTSSAYKLGVAGEAEFVDRVRERTRGIPLASTCHAATQALRSLDVRTLALVNPPWFDTELDDLGSRYFTVQGFEVVHHAPCGLPSSQRQITAEAMFNWVAEQVMPAKPDAVFIGGNGLRAIGVIDALEQQFDIPVLTANQVLLWYTLHLAAAEPEISGYGRLFDCRP comes from the coding sequence GTGCAACAGCGCAAGTGGCAGGCCGATGGGTGGGAACCGACCGTTCGTATCGGGCTAATCGTGCCCCATGCTGACGTCGGCCCGGAATCGGAGTTCCGCGCCATGCTCCCCAGCTCCATCGCCCTGTTCGGCTCACGTATGCATTTCTCCGCGATGCGCGCGGGCGGTGTCATGGACCCGAAGATTCCGCACGGTCCTGTCAAGTCGTTCACCGATCCGCCGTTCGCTGACGACGCGGCCGAACTGCTCGCCGCTGCGCCGATCGATGCGATTGGATGCGGGTTCACCAGCTCTGCGTACAAGCTCGGAGTGGCCGGCGAAGCAGAGTTCGTCGACCGGGTGCGCGAACGCACCCGCGGTATCCCGCTGGCATCGACCTGTCACGCGGCGACGCAGGCGCTTCGATCTCTGGATGTGCGGACCCTCGCGCTAGTGAACCCTCCGTGGTTTGACACCGAACTCGACGACTTAGGGTCGCGGTACTTCACCGTGCAGGGCTTCGAGGTCGTACATCACGCGCCCTGCGGGCTGCCCAGCAGCCAGCGCCAGATCACCGCCGAGGCCATGTTCAATTGGGTGGCCGAGCAGGTGATGCCTGCCAAACCCGACGCTGTGTTCATCGGAGGCAACGGACTGCGCGCCATCGGTGTCATCGACGCCTTGGAGCAGCAGTTCGACATCCCGGTGCTCACCGCGAACCAAGTGCTGCTCTGGTACACGCTGCACCTGGCCGCAGCGGAGCCCGAGATCAGCGGCTACGGGAGGTTATTCGACTGCCGCCCATGA
- a CDS encoding PucR family transcriptional regulator, translating to MLRIRDLLEYPDLGLRTVGGTGNLDTVIRWVHVAELPDPRPYLRDDELILTNGLWVPHQPADDYIRCLVDAHASGLVFGLRTAMPEIPHALVRACRMAQLPLLQLPIDIPFSAVTEAVATVQAQRQQRRLVETLRRNRALTRAVSAGRGLCGVLNVLSGPEHVPVALVDRLGSAVHEVHWSLPEEDLRVVADKLSRGCHEDALTLSDGTEATLIPIQGVGGPDHALLYGRACGHSEQAERDALEQAVQLITAELLHEQAINAIQMQFAGEILDMVLRGWHRSEELVSRLRSFGIDPQGPLGVFALSVSGEASKALTPLPETVLRFFVKKGLPSVVPSSEQDLVAVVGLHDGREDLRPLVEELVDVLENSPYVQRKRITAGVGQVARGHQDLRRSLLQAREAAKAARVRQGQPVVSFTDVGSHRLMLALLDSRTRRDFAEAVLGPVIDYDRTHNSELFRTLVAFFRSERKWGETASKMHVHVNTLRNRIAKLHQLTGRDPAQTENLVDLFIAVQVYSEPD from the coding sequence GTGCTTCGTATTCGTGACCTGCTCGAATACCCGGACCTCGGACTGCGAACCGTAGGAGGCACCGGCAATTTGGACACCGTCATCCGCTGGGTCCACGTGGCCGAGCTGCCGGATCCGCGGCCGTACTTGCGAGACGACGAGCTGATTCTCACGAACGGGCTCTGGGTGCCGCACCAGCCCGCCGACGACTACATCCGTTGCCTTGTCGATGCACATGCAAGTGGTTTGGTCTTCGGACTGCGCACGGCGATGCCCGAGATCCCGCACGCTCTCGTCCGCGCGTGCCGCATGGCCCAGCTACCGCTGCTCCAATTGCCAATCGACATACCTTTCTCCGCCGTCACCGAGGCGGTCGCCACCGTCCAAGCACAGCGTCAGCAACGGCGACTGGTCGAGACGTTGCGCCGGAATCGCGCGCTCACCAGAGCGGTTTCCGCCGGGCGGGGCCTGTGTGGAGTGCTCAACGTGCTGTCCGGCCCCGAACACGTGCCGGTGGCGCTTGTGGATCGGCTCGGTTCGGCCGTGCACGAAGTGCACTGGTCGCTGCCCGAGGAAGACCTGCGCGTCGTGGCGGACAAACTCTCGCGCGGCTGCCACGAAGACGCGCTCACCCTCTCCGACGGCACTGAAGCGACGCTCATCCCCATCCAAGGTGTCGGCGGACCCGACCACGCCCTGCTGTACGGACGCGCGTGCGGCCACTCAGAACAAGCCGAACGAGATGCGCTCGAACAAGCCGTCCAGCTGATCACTGCGGAGCTGCTCCACGAGCAGGCGATCAACGCCATCCAAATGCAGTTTGCCGGGGAAATCCTGGACATGGTGCTCAGAGGCTGGCACCGCTCCGAGGAGCTGGTGTCCCGGCTGCGGTCGTTCGGCATCGATCCCCAGGGACCGCTCGGTGTGTTCGCTCTTTCCGTCTCCGGCGAGGCTTCCAAAGCCCTGACGCCACTGCCCGAGACCGTCCTCCGGTTCTTCGTGAAAAAGGGGCTGCCGTCGGTGGTGCCGAGCAGCGAGCAGGACCTCGTCGCCGTCGTCGGCTTGCATGACGGCCGGGAGGATCTTCGGCCGCTCGTCGAAGAGCTGGTCGACGTGCTGGAGAACTCGCCGTACGTGCAGCGGAAGCGGATCACCGCCGGGGTCGGGCAGGTAGCCCGCGGTCACCAGGACCTACGCCGCAGCCTGCTGCAGGCGCGGGAAGCTGCGAAGGCGGCGCGAGTGCGGCAGGGGCAACCGGTGGTGTCGTTCACCGACGTCGGCTCGCACCGGCTGATGCTGGCACTGCTCGACAGCAGAACGCGCCGCGACTTCGCGGAAGCGGTGCTCGGGCCAGTCATCGACTACGACCGCACGCATAACAGCGAGCTGTTCCGGACTCTCGTCGCCTTCTTCCGTTCGGAGCGCAAATGGGGCGAGACTGCCAGCAAAATGCACGTGCACGTCAACACGCTGCGCAACCGCATCGCCAAGCTCCATCAGCTCACCGGCCGAGACCCTGCCCAGACAGAGAACCTTGTCGACCTATTCATCGCCGTGCAGGTCTACTCGGAACCCGACTGA
- a CDS encoding MFS transporter, with the protein MLSVLICTLCGFTGFYLLMATVPEYAAESSGNKATAGVVTGVLMAATVAVQPAMPRILSRIGYRLALVIAMFLLGLPVVLFAFFANFNLIVLCSALRGLGFGVFVVASSAAVADLAPAERRGQATGWYGVATGLGGAAGTPFGVLLAHQFGYLPLFVAGFVMPMLGLIAALGITAPRPTPSSRPRVLTGLRRPALLYPFVLLSAGTMASGAIVTFLPIAAPRDPVWVAPIALLLFQLALAGSRWLAGRIGDRFGNQLLLLPATLLTAVGILGGTVAEHVPALLLLMLVLGTGAGALQNATLVLMLQRSGPSGGSVASAQWNLAFDAGLGIGGFCVGVIAQNTSYPVGFVAVAVVLLATTFVALADAKSNRENRDDD; encoded by the coding sequence ATGCTATCCGTTCTGATTTGCACGCTGTGCGGATTCACCGGTTTCTACCTGCTGATGGCGACAGTCCCCGAATACGCCGCAGAGTCGAGCGGGAACAAAGCCACAGCCGGAGTCGTCACCGGTGTGCTGATGGCCGCCACAGTCGCCGTGCAGCCCGCGATGCCGCGCATTCTGTCCCGCATCGGATATCGGTTGGCTCTTGTAATCGCCATGTTCTTGCTCGGTCTCCCCGTGGTCCTATTCGCCTTCTTCGCCAACTTCAACCTGATCGTGCTCTGCTCCGCGCTGCGGGGGCTGGGATTCGGCGTTTTCGTGGTCGCCAGTAGTGCCGCAGTTGCCGATCTCGCACCCGCAGAGCGGCGCGGGCAGGCAACCGGGTGGTATGGGGTAGCCACTGGTCTCGGTGGCGCGGCCGGGACCCCCTTCGGCGTCTTGCTTGCCCACCAGTTCGGATACCTGCCGTTGTTCGTGGCCGGATTCGTCATGCCGATGCTCGGGCTGATCGCCGCGCTGGGCATCACCGCGCCCCGGCCGACACCGAGCAGCAGGCCCCGCGTCCTCACCGGACTCCGGCGGCCCGCCTTGCTGTATCCGTTCGTCCTGCTCAGCGCAGGAACGATGGCTTCAGGCGCGATTGTGACGTTCCTGCCGATAGCAGCACCGCGCGATCCGGTCTGGGTCGCCCCCATCGCCCTGTTGCTGTTCCAGCTCGCGCTGGCCGGAAGCAGGTGGCTGGCTGGACGGATTGGTGACCGGTTCGGCAACCAACTCCTCCTGTTGCCTGCGACTCTGCTAACCGCAGTAGGCATTCTGGGTGGCACCGTCGCCGAACACGTGCCAGCACTGCTACTGCTGATGCTGGTCCTGGGCACCGGCGCCGGCGCACTGCAGAACGCGACCCTAGTCCTGATGTTGCAGCGCTCCGGTCCTAGTGGGGGCTCTGTGGCAAGCGCGCAGTGGAACCTCGCTTTCGACGCTGGCCTAGGAATCGGCGGTTTCTGCGTGGGCGTCATCGCGCAGAACACCAGCTACCCGGTCGGTTTCGTAGCCGTCGCCGTCGTGCTGCTGGCGACGACGTTCGTCGCTCTCGCCGATGCCAAGTCCAACCGGGAGAACCGTGACGATGACTGA
- a CDS encoding ISAs1 family transposase, with translation MEIAYNQTPEEGHPLSFSHGSSWASFPGSIGGDDADLAELMKLLGKVPDRRKRKGRVYSLTFLLAASLIAVLAGASNFRQIADQVADLPASLLRKIGGRWCWFRGFFRVPDTSAIRRAGRCRCSEAGRTDRAVAAASCPAYPGPHVATGYRRQSAARFVDRGSRVVHAVLRDDPLRWCHRRPSGRSPGTNEITQVTALLDGVSRGVDDRVVVTMDAAHTQRETAEYIAGERGFDYVMTVKGNQAALKEKIFDRVLPLLRKTPHHVVVDDTHGRIRRWTTWITDADGIDFPRARSVACVKREETTFSGELVSKERVWIITSQNTAIVTAEDLHDQVRDHWGIENKRRATNLYRHRRPYTGNITEYRDINASHNRTQRHSPDNRMDQQRPHTNTSRPVTPSCWAQHTVILPLPWVRTYSGGATTCGNYANAKSRAINPAHTRGIVVNLDAMPTDLIRAEKRQPGWPEMFAGAFAYILSFIIGPPIVSTLTNDAPVASGLALAALSGIMGLLAFFAAFVIRIRSWSAFNFRAVPIRWIFFAVGFGLLAFILVRIVAVIVVSITGSLSGDPQGDYHAAAAGGPLALTLQLLFIAVLTPIGEEFAFRGVIATALERYGAWVSVIGSTVIFALAHGINLALIPAIVVGAINGLLLVRTKSVWPGVIVHAVNNGMATVVSMLLA, from the coding sequence ATGGAGATTGCGTATAACCAAACTCCAGAAGAAGGCCATCCGTTGTCATTTTCTCATGGCTCGTCATGGGCGTCGTTTCCGGGTAGCATCGGCGGTGACGATGCCGATCTGGCGGAACTGATGAAGTTGCTCGGCAAGGTGCCGGATCGCCGTAAGCGGAAGGGCCGCGTGTACAGTCTGACGTTCCTTCTCGCGGCGTCGTTGATCGCAGTGCTGGCGGGCGCGTCGAATTTCCGGCAGATCGCCGACCAGGTTGCCGATCTGCCGGCGTCGTTGCTGCGGAAAATAGGTGGACGATGGTGCTGGTTCCGCGGCTTTTTCCGTGTCCCGGATACGTCCGCGATCCGGCGCGCTGGAAGATGTCGATGTAGCGAAGCTGGAAGGACTGATCGGGCCGTGGCTGCTGCGTCATGCCCGGCCTATCCCGGGCCGCACGTTGCGACTGGCTATCGACGGCAAAGTGCTGCGCGGTTCGTGGATCGGGGATCACGAGTCGTTCACGCTGTTCTCCGCGATGATCCACTGCGATGGTGTCACCGTCGCCCAAGTGGCCGTTCCCCGGGAACCAACGAGATCACCCAGGTCACGGCCCTGCTCGACGGTGTCTCCCGCGGTGTGGACGACCGTGTGGTGGTCACCATGGACGCCGCGCACACCCAGCGAGAGACCGCCGAATACATTGCCGGCGAACGCGGATTCGACTACGTCATGACAGTAAAGGGAAATCAAGCGGCGCTTAAGGAAAAGATATTCGACCGCGTTCTTCCGCTCTTGCGGAAAACCCCGCATCATGTCGTCGTCGATGACACCCACGGCCGGATACGCCGCTGGACTACCTGGATTACCGACGCCGACGGAATCGATTTCCCGCGCGCGCGTTCCGTAGCCTGCGTCAAACGAGAAGAAACAACATTTTCCGGAGAACTCGTCAGCAAAGAGCGCGTCTGGATCATCACCAGCCAGAACACCGCCATAGTCACCGCCGAAGACCTACACGACCAAGTCCGCGACCACTGGGGAATAGAAAACAAAAGACGCGCAACAAATCTATACCGGCACCGGCGCCCATATACTGGCAACATTACGGAATACCGCGATATCAATGCTTCGCATAACCGGACACAACGACATTCGCCGGACAATCGAATGGATCAGCAGAGACCGCACACGAACACTTCCCGTCCTGTCACTCCAAGTTGCTGGGCACAACACACAGTGATCTTGCCTTTGCCCTGGGTAAGGACCTACTCTGGCGGCGCTACTACCTGCGGGAACTATGCCAATGCAAAAAGCCGGGCAATAAACCCGGCCCATACGAGAGGAATTGTCGTGAATCTGGACGCTATGCCAACAGATTTGATTCGTGCGGAAAAGCGGCAACCCGGGTGGCCTGAGATGTTCGCTGGCGCCTTTGCCTACATCCTGAGCTTCATCATCGGCCCGCCGATCGTGAGCACACTCACCAACGACGCGCCGGTCGCGAGCGGGCTGGCTCTCGCGGCGCTCTCCGGGATCATGGGCTTACTTGCCTTCTTCGCTGCGTTCGTCATCCGCATCCGCTCTTGGTCTGCCTTCAATTTCCGCGCTGTCCCGATTCGATGGATTTTCTTCGCAGTCGGCTTCGGACTGCTCGCGTTCATCCTGGTTCGTATAGTCGCCGTCATCGTCGTTTCGATCACCGGTAGCCTGTCCGGCGATCCGCAAGGCGACTACCACGCCGCAGCTGCCGGCGGCCCACTCGCTCTGACTCTGCAACTACTGTTCATCGCCGTCCTCACTCCCATCGGAGAAGAGTTCGCGTTCCGAGGAGTAATCGCTACCGCGCTCGAGAGGTACGGCGCATGGGTGAGTGTCATTGGCAGCACCGTCATCTTCGCCCTGGCCCACGGCATCAACTTGGCCCTCATTCCGGCGATCGTCGTCGGCGCGATCAACGGCCTTCTCCTGGTGCGCACCAAGTCGGTGTGGCCAGGTGTGATCGTTCACGCGGTCAACAACGGCATGGCAACCGTCGTCAGCATGCTGCTCGCTTAA
- a CDS encoding MFS transporter, translating into MLTAAPVRESSTSPSASSGCSWRGLDSTAPSGKQPLDVLGLVLLSPGLVLLSPGLAVLLFGLTQTGGGKRVDAMAIVPLAIGVILLLGFVVHALRTRVTPIIDLRLFRSRAFSMSSGLLFLSGLSLYSGTLLVPLYFQQALGLSAFESGLLLVPQEVGVLLIRGQIGKFTDRIGARVIVLAGIVGTVLATLGFTLAGTETSKILLGVYLLLFGAGVSAVSIAVLAAAYQGLRPEQIPHASGATRILIQTGGSFGTAVIALILAQQVSALGAKNSEILATAFNNTFWWALGFAVLAFVPALLLPGRARPDDGAPDIGRPTAEASSN; encoded by the coding sequence ATGCTCACGGCAGCTCCGGTGCGGGAGTCATCAACATCCCCATCTGCGTCGTCGGGTTGTTCGTGGCGTGGCCTGGACAGCACGGCGCCGAGCGGGAAGCAACCGCTCGACGTCCTCGGACTGGTGCTGCTCTCGCCCGGCCTGGTGCTGCTCTCGCCCGGCCTGGCGGTGCTTCTCTTCGGGCTCACACAGACCGGCGGCGGCAAGCGGGTGGACGCCATGGCCATCGTGCCCCTCGCCATCGGGGTCATCCTGCTGCTCGGGTTCGTCGTGCACGCGTTGCGTACACGCGTGACGCCGATCATCGATCTGAGGCTGTTCCGTTCCCGGGCGTTCAGCATGTCCTCCGGGCTGCTGTTCCTGTCCGGTCTGTCGCTCTACAGTGGAACGTTGCTGGTGCCGCTGTACTTCCAGCAGGCGCTCGGCCTTTCCGCGTTCGAATCCGGACTGCTGCTCGTCCCGCAGGAGGTCGGCGTGCTGCTGATCCGGGGACAGATCGGCAAGTTCACCGACCGCATCGGGGCCCGGGTGATCGTGCTTGCGGGAATCGTCGGGACGGTGCTGGCCACGCTCGGCTTCACACTGGCCGGCACCGAGACCAGCAAGATCCTGCTCGGCGTGTACCTGTTGTTGTTCGGCGCCGGGGTGAGCGCGGTCAGCATCGCGGTCCTCGCGGCCGCCTACCAGGGCCTGCGGCCGGAGCAGATCCCGCACGCCAGCGGGGCGACGCGGATCCTGATCCAGACCGGTGGCTCCTTCGGCACCGCTGTTATCGCGCTCATCCTCGCTCAGCAGGTGTCCGCGCTCGGTGCGAAGAACAGCGAAATCCTGGCCACCGCGTTCAACAACACCTTCTGGTGGGCCCTCGGGTTCGCCGTTCTGGCCTTCGTACCCGCGCTTCTCCTGCCCGGCCGCGCCCGGCCGGACGATGGCGCGCCGGACATCGGACGCCCCACTGCCGAGGCATCGTCCAACTGA
- a CDS encoding M20 metallopeptidase family protein: MADPDLWEVLDRHIHEAEQLRRCLHREPELSGTEIGTRDRVLAALPPAASVTKVADTGAIVRIGGDGPAVGIRGEMDALPVTETSGVEWASERAGTAHACGHDVHLAALVAVARTIEELRLPTPLLAVLQPREETYPSGARDIVEDGALQAEGCAAMIGAHLQPALPTGVVACVPGSVNASSDEFEIQVHGTSGHAAYPHLTADPLLALAQIVVALQSIVSRSVDPMAAAVVGVSSISSGTAANVIPGLARATGTIRAMNAETRELLRKRVQAVAENVARAHSCGVEVKITHGEPVLHNDPRLVDAVARHLGDQSIAMSTTLRSLGADDFSYFSEVMPAVMMFVGSETDEPLHSSAFLPSDSDLHLTARAMLAGYLGAADLLREESPLR; encoded by the coding sequence GTGGCTGATCCAGACCTGTGGGAGGTGCTCGACCGACATATCCACGAGGCCGAACAACTGCGCCGCTGCCTGCACCGGGAACCGGAACTGTCCGGAACAGAGATCGGCACCCGAGACCGGGTCCTCGCCGCGCTGCCGCCCGCAGCCTCGGTCACCAAAGTCGCCGACACCGGCGCGATCGTGCGCATAGGCGGCGACGGCCCCGCGGTCGGGATCCGCGGCGAGATGGACGCGCTCCCGGTCACCGAGACCTCCGGGGTCGAATGGGCGTCCGAGCGCGCCGGGACCGCCCACGCCTGCGGCCACGACGTCCACCTGGCCGCACTCGTCGCCGTCGCACGGACCATCGAGGAGCTGCGACTGCCCACGCCGCTGCTCGCGGTGCTCCAGCCCCGAGAGGAGACCTACCCCTCCGGCGCCCGCGACATCGTCGAGGACGGTGCCCTCCAGGCGGAAGGATGCGCGGCCATGATCGGCGCGCACCTGCAGCCCGCGCTGCCGACCGGGGTCGTCGCCTGTGTCCCCGGAAGCGTCAACGCCTCCTCAGACGAGTTCGAGATCCAGGTCCACGGCACCTCCGGGCACGCCGCCTACCCGCACCTCACCGCGGATCCCCTGCTCGCCCTTGCCCAGATCGTGGTCGCCCTGCAAAGTATCGTCAGCCGCTCGGTGGACCCCATGGCGGCGGCCGTCGTGGGGGTCTCGTCCATCTCCTCCGGCACGGCCGCGAACGTCATCCCCGGCCTCGCGCGGGCCACGGGAACGATCCGCGCGATGAACGCCGAGACCCGTGAGCTGCTGCGCAAGAGGGTGCAGGCGGTCGCGGAGAACGTCGCCCGGGCGCACTCCTGCGGGGTCGAGGTGAAGATCACCCACGGTGAACCCGTCCTACACAACGACCCGCGGTTGGTCGACGCCGTGGCCCGCCACCTCGGCGACCAGAGCATCGCGATGTCGACCACCCTGCGCTCACTCGGCGCCGACGACTTCTCCTACTTCTCCGAGGTCATGCCGGCGGTGATGATGTTCGTCGGGTCCGAGACCGACGAACCGCTGCATTCCTCGGCTTTCCTGCCCTCCGACTCCGACCTCCACCTCACAGCACGAGCCATGCTCGCGGGTTACCTCGGTGCCGCCGACCTGCTGCGGGAAGAGAGCCCGCTGCGATGA
- a CDS encoding amidohydrolase family protein: MPTELESAIGELRLVDHHVHASLRDQPTAPQFAQLLTESARPAAPGTSHLDSQIGIAVRRHCAPLLGLEPHCAMEDYLDARRALSAAELDDRLLAAAGVDRWLVDTGYQGSDLLTLDEFTVRAPGRVEEIVRLETVLETVAPGASAQELPDLFRQALTTATTHAVGLKSVLAYRYGFDVDPARPSEAEVQKAAGRWLREIDAGASPRVTNPVLLRFLLWEGLELGLPLQMHAGYGDPDLDLHRCDPLLLTSWLRAVEPRGVAIVLLHCYPYHRHAGYLAQVFPHVYFDVGLAVNYTGAASSRVVAESLELAPFGKIFYSSDAWGPAELHHLGSVLWRRGLHRTLSAWVEEGEWSSRDALRVATMIGKENAERVYGAGRG, encoded by the coding sequence ATGCCCACTGAGCTCGAGTCCGCGATCGGCGAGCTGCGCCTCGTTGACCACCACGTCCACGCCAGCCTGCGCGATCAGCCCACGGCCCCGCAGTTCGCCCAGCTGCTCACCGAGTCGGCCCGGCCGGCTGCGCCGGGCACCAGCCACCTGGACTCCCAGATCGGGATCGCCGTGCGCCGGCACTGTGCCCCGCTGCTCGGGCTGGAGCCCCACTGCGCCATGGAGGACTACCTCGACGCCCGCCGGGCACTTTCCGCGGCCGAGCTCGATGACCGTCTGCTCGCAGCGGCGGGAGTCGACCGATGGCTCGTCGACACCGGCTACCAGGGCAGCGATCTGCTGACCCTTGACGAGTTCACCGTGCGCGCGCCCGGCCGGGTCGAGGAGATCGTCCGCCTCGAGACGGTGCTGGAGACCGTGGCCCCGGGCGCGTCGGCGCAGGAGCTGCCGGACCTGTTCCGGCAGGCCCTGACCACCGCGACCACGCACGCGGTCGGCCTCAAGTCGGTGCTCGCCTACCGGTACGGATTCGACGTCGACCCGGCCCGCCCGAGCGAGGCCGAGGTCCAGAAGGCCGCGGGCCGTTGGCTGCGCGAGATCGACGCCGGGGCGTCCCCTCGCGTCACCAATCCCGTGCTGCTGCGGTTCCTGCTCTGGGAGGGTCTCGAACTCGGCCTCCCGCTGCAGATGCACGCCGGCTACGGCGACCCCGACCTCGACCTGCACCGCTGCGACCCACTGCTGCTCACGTCCTGGCTGCGAGCGGTCGAACCGCGCGGCGTAGCGATCGTCCTGCTGCACTGCTATCCGTACCACCGCCACGCCGGCTATCTGGCGCAGGTGTTCCCGCACGTGTACTTCGACGTCGGCCTCGCGGTCAACTACACCGGGGCAGCGTCCTCCCGCGTCGTCGCGGAGTCCCTCGAACTTGCACCGTTCGGCAAGATCTTCTACTCCTCCGACGCCTGGGGTCCCGCCGAGCTGCACCATCTCGGCTCGGTGCTCTGGCGGCGCGGCCTCCACCGCACGCTCTCGGCGTGGGTCGAGGAGGGCGAGTGGTCCAGCCGTGACGCGCTGCGAGTCGCCACCATGATCGGCAAGGAGAATGCGGAACGTGTCTACGGAGCCGGTCGTGGCTGA
- a CDS encoding glutamine synthetase family protein codes for MHSPTVFVATADLAGQVRGRSVPSDSLDRVLRRGVGWVPANLALSSFGTIAPNVFGSTGDLRLMPDPATRVDIPGTDDDPGVSLLLADQVLLDGSPWPCCPRTFARNALAELRERTGLVVQASFEHEFMAPDLVDERPFSFARHRNAEPFGSELVGLLDTVGLQPENWLPEYGAGQFEITLEPTDALLAADRAVLLKELVRDLARRHGQRVSFAPLLDPAGSGNGVHVHLSLRDAEGRLVLHDPSGAGGLSDLGQRFAAGVLAHARALLAFTAPSPTSYLRLMPCRWSVGGVFLAERNREALLRICPTSTVGAADPTSQYNLEFRAADATANPWLVLGVLIRAGLQGLGESYTPVHVWPEDVTETELAEVPALPRSLDEALAELEADKIVSSWFHPDLLATHLAVKRAELDEVAGLSDRERCARIANAH; via the coding sequence ATGCACTCACCGACCGTTTTCGTTGCGACCGCCGATCTCGCGGGCCAGGTTCGCGGGCGCAGTGTTCCCAGCGACTCCCTCGACCGGGTGCTGCGCCGCGGCGTGGGCTGGGTTCCGGCCAACCTGGCGCTGAGCTCGTTCGGGACGATCGCGCCCAACGTCTTCGGGTCCACCGGTGATCTGCGGCTGATGCCCGACCCGGCCACGCGGGTCGACATCCCGGGCACCGACGACGACCCGGGCGTCAGCCTGCTGCTCGCCGACCAGGTCCTGCTCGACGGATCTCCCTGGCCGTGCTGTCCACGCACCTTCGCCCGCAACGCCCTGGCCGAGCTGCGGGAGCGCACCGGGCTGGTCGTGCAGGCCTCGTTCGAGCACGAGTTCATGGCGCCCGACCTCGTCGACGAGCGGCCGTTCTCGTTCGCTCGCCACCGCAATGCCGAGCCCTTCGGGTCGGAGCTGGTGGGTCTGCTGGACACCGTGGGCCTGCAGCCGGAGAACTGGTTGCCGGAGTACGGAGCGGGCCAGTTCGAGATCACCCTGGAGCCGACCGACGCGCTGCTCGCTGCGGACCGCGCGGTGCTGCTCAAGGAGCTGGTTCGCGACCTCGCCCGCCGCCACGGGCAGCGCGTGAGCTTCGCCCCGCTGCTCGACCCGGCCGGCAGCGGGAACGGTGTGCACGTGCACCTGTCGCTGCGCGACGCCGAGGGCCGTCTCGTCCTCCACGACCCCTCAGGCGCCGGAGGGCTGTCGGACCTCGGCCAGCGCTTCGCCGCCGGCGTTCTCGCCCACGCGCGGGCCCTGCTCGCGTTCACCGCGCCGTCGCCCACGTCCTACCTGCGGCTGATGCCGTGCCGTTGGAGCGTCGGCGGGGTGTTCCTGGCCGAGCGCAACCGGGAGGCCCTCCTGCGGATCTGCCCGACCAGCACCGTCGGCGCCGCTGACCCCACCTCCCAGTACAACCTGGAGTTCCGCGCCGCCGACGCCACCGCCAACCCCTGGCTGGTCCTCGGTGTGCTCATCCGCGCCGGGCTGCAGGGCCTCGGCGAGTCCTACACACCGGTGCACGTCTGGCCGGAGGACGTGACCGAGACCGAACTCGCCGAGGTCCCCGCTCTGCCCCGCAGCCTCGACGAGGCGCTCGCCGAGCTCGAGGCCGACAAGATCGTCAGCAGCTGGTTCCACCCCGACCTGCTCGCCACCCACCTCGCGGTCAAGCGCGCCGAGCTCGACGAGGTGGCCGGGCTGTCCGACCGCGAGCGCTGCGCGAGGATCGCCAATGCCCACTGA